One window from the genome of Pseudomonas fluorescens encodes:
- a CDS encoding D-2-hydroxyacid dehydrogenase, with protein sequence MRVLIAEHDHAVYAQLLRQAAPDIEVLTSGDSAELSRLATDCPVWLGQPDLLATLLRQGHQPRWLQSTWAGITPLLADGLSRDYRLTRAVGIFGQVMAEYVLTYMLGHEREVLARLVSQVERKWDNRQGQGLAGRKVLIVGTGDIGQRVAQFLMPFGVQLYGIASEARTLAPFIEVGALKDLPRLVGDMDYVINLLPNTPDTHDIYDAALFKQFKPSGLFINVGRGVAVVDADLVQALKDGHLAGAVIDVCRQEPLPQRHPFWTAWGLLLTGHSSAPTSPPMMVQLFLENLRAYQAGEALRGEVDFSRGY encoded by the coding sequence ATGCGCGTTCTGATTGCCGAACACGATCACGCGGTGTATGCCCAGCTTCTGCGTCAGGCTGCACCCGATATTGAAGTCCTGACCAGCGGCGATTCCGCCGAACTGTCGCGACTGGCCACCGATTGCCCGGTCTGGCTCGGCCAGCCTGATCTGCTGGCCACCCTGTTGCGTCAAGGCCACCAGCCCCGTTGGCTGCAATCGACCTGGGCGGGTATCACGCCGTTGCTGGCCGATGGCTTGAGCCGCGATTACCGCCTGACCCGTGCGGTGGGCATTTTTGGCCAGGTGATGGCCGAGTACGTGCTCACCTACATGCTCGGCCATGAGCGCGAGGTGCTGGCCCGTTTGGTCAGTCAGGTCGAGCGCAAGTGGGACAACCGCCAGGGTCAAGGCCTGGCCGGACGCAAGGTGTTGATCGTCGGGACGGGAGACATCGGCCAGCGTGTGGCGCAGTTCCTGATGCCGTTCGGGGTGCAGTTGTATGGCATCGCCAGCGAAGCCAGGACGTTGGCACCGTTTATCGAAGTCGGGGCGTTGAAGGACTTGCCTCGTCTGGTGGGCGACATGGATTACGTGATCAATTTGCTGCCCAATACGCCGGATACCCATGACATCTACGACGCGGCGCTGTTCAAGCAATTCAAGCCGAGCGGGTTGTTCATCAACGTCGGCCGCGGCGTGGCGGTGGTGGATGCGGACCTGGTGCAAGCCCTGAAGGACGGGCACCTGGCCGGTGCGGTGATCGACGTTTGCCGCCAGGAGCCATTGCCACAACGCCATCCGTTCTGGACTGCCTGGGGGCTGCTGCTGACCGGCCACAGCTCGGCACCGACCTCGCCACCGATGATGGTGCAATTGTTCCTGGAAAACCTGCGGGCCTACCAGGCGGGCGAAGCGCTGCGGGGGGAAGTGGATTTCAGCCGGGGTTACTGA
- a CDS encoding YcgL domain-containing protein has product MKRICSIYRSSKKNEMYLYVLKSDALKRVPEPLMAAFGKAIHAFDLVLSPERELSREDINKVLENLDTQGYHLQMPPAEDEYIEHLPEELLRRNDPV; this is encoded by the coding sequence TTGAAACGTATCTGCTCCATCTACCGCAGTTCGAAGAAAAACGAGATGTACCTGTATGTGCTCAAGAGCGATGCCTTGAAGCGTGTGCCCGAGCCCCTGATGGCCGCCTTTGGCAAGGCGATCCATGCCTTCGACCTGGTGCTGAGCCCCGAGCGGGAGCTGTCCCGGGAAGACATCAACAAGGTGCTGGAAAACCTCGACACCCAGGGCTATCACTTGCAGATGCCGCCGGCCGAAGACGAGTACATCGAGCATTTGCCCGAAGAGTTGCTGCGCCGCAACGACCCGGTCTGA